In Deinococcus sp. JMULE3, the genomic window GCGCCGCGACCAGGATCGGTCCGGGCGTGCGGTACGACACTCGCATCACCTCGGACTTCCCGATGCCGCCCTTGTACGTGGCGCCGGGCCCGAACACGTCCGAATCTCCGAACAGGGTTCTCGTGTTCGGAATCATCAGGCTGTCCAGGCTCTGCGCCTCGTCGTACGCCCAGATCAGGCGCTTCAGGGCGGGCCCCGGCGCGTCCACGTCGAACAGGGTGGGTTCGGCCGGGACGGGCCTCAGGGCGCGGTGCGCGAGCCAGTAGAACGCCTGCCGCTCCGCATACCGCAGTTCCGGCGCTTCCGTCACGAGGTCCTGCCCCTCGTCGATCAGGATGGCGTCGAAGAACTCCAGGCTGGCCTGCCTCTCCTCGGCTTTGTGCAGCAGGTCATGCGCACAGTAGATGAGGTTCTTGGCCGCCTGGTGCCCGTACGGCGTCTCCGCGACCGTGAGGGGCCGGATGTCCGCGTGGTCGGCCAGCACCCGGTAAAAGCCGGGCTGGTCCCGGGAGCCCCAGGCGTGCAGGATCCGCAATTTGTGCTTGGCGTCTGCGAGCCGGGTGTCCCCGCCGGAATGCAGCCGCAGCCAGTGGTCGACCTGCCCGGTGATCTGGTCGTAGAGCGACCGGCTGAAGAACACGAGCGCGATGTCCCAGTCGGGATGCTTGAGGTGCATGTTCGCGGCCTTCTGCGCCAGCAGGACGGTCTTGCCACTCCCAGCCAGGCCGCGGATCCGCTGCGGACCGGGCGGGACGGTCTTCGCGATGCGTTCCTGCTGCAGATCCAGGGGGCGCTCGGCAGCCCGCACGGCCTGCACCAGCGCCGAGCGGCTCTGCGGCGCCGTCACGACCGGCTCCTCCTTGGGTTTCGGAATGTTGCCGCTCGTCCCGAAGGCCCGCTGCAACGCCGCCCACTGCGCCTCGTCGAGCGGCTGGCCCTGCGCCACGAGCGGCGTGCGTTCCAGTGCCTTCATCAAGCGCGCAGGCGTGAGCTGATCGCCGTGCAGCAGGGGCGTGTCGCCGATCAGGGTATTGAAGGGCGCGTCGTCCCACTCGTCGCGGGTGATCAGCGGCGTGGCCACGATCACCCGCCCGGGCACGCGGTCCAGTCCGGGGCGGCCCCGCAGGGTGCGCATGATGACCTGCAACTGGGCTTTTACCTGCTCGTAGGGATTGATCTCGGTTTTCCCGAAGTACGGTCGGTTCAATTGCCAGCGGTAGCCGCTGACGCCCGCAAGGTCACTCAGCGGGAGGCTTTTGACCTCGATGACGATCACGCCTAACTCCGGGTCGATGACGAGGATGTCCGGCTCGCGGACGGTCGTCTCGCTGACCAGGGGGTAGCGCCACCAGCCGAGGGCTTCACGGTCCTGGAAGGCGGCTTTGACGGCCTCGAAGACCCGCTGTTCGCCCTGTTCGCCCGCGAACTTGAAGGCTTCCGTCTGAAGAAATTCGGCCATTGAGCGCAGTATGCCCGGTGTCGTCCGTGCAGGCCGCCCATCACCCGGTTGCCGACCTCCTGTCCACTTCTCCTGCGCCGTGAACACAAGGGCCGCTGGGGGCTGACGGGTTCCCTACCACTCAAGCGGACCACTGCACAACGCGACGTCCAGTGCGATTCCGTGGCCAGACCTGACGTGACTGCTTCTACGTCTCGTCAGACAGGGCCACCTGAACGCCGAGTTCCCGTGCCAGGACGTCCTGGCTCCTCCTGACTTCCAGTGCAGCGGGTGCCCGGCCCTGCGAGACCCGGACGGCGCTGATGAGCAACTCGTGCAACGCGACTTCGGAGGGCCACAGCTGAAGGAGCCGCCTGAGCAGCGTTGCCGCCTCAGGCTCCGCCTGCCGGCGCAGCAAGTCCCGCGCGACCCGCTCCCCCGTGGTGAGGAGTTGCCACTCCAGGTCTGCGCGGACCTCTGCCGCCCACGCTGACGACGAGTGAGGCAGAAACGCTCCCGTGTACGCACTCAGCGCCCGGTTCACGCCGTGAGGTGTGCCGTCCCGCGCCGCCTCCTGCACCACCGTCAGATCCCACCGCAGCGCGCGCCCCTGCAGGTCAGCCCGGTAAACTGCCCGCCCCCGGTCAAACGGCAGGTGGAGCCCTGGTACGGCGCGCGTGAGAGCGTGCCGGGTCACATGCAGGTAATCCCGCGCCGCCTGCGGTGAACGGCCGTCGAACACGTGCGTCTGCAGGTCCTCGAGAGTCGCCTCGCCCCGCAGCAGCAGGTACGCCAGGACTTCCAGCGCGCGGCGCAGGCCCACGTTCACCCGGACAGGCACCTCACCCAGCTGCAGGCCATACCCGCCGAGGGTGATCAGCACCAGTGGCGCCGGCCGCGCCTGCTCAATGCACTGCAGGTCCGCCCACAACTCCTCCAGGAACCCCAGGGTGCCGCGGGCCACCCGCGCGCCGATCACCTCCCGCACCCGCGGGCGGTCCGCGATGTGCGCGGCCACCGTGACGTTCCGGCCCAGCGCCGCCCGGCATTCCGCAGCCCGGCGCAGCGCCCCTTCCGCCGCCTCCAGATTGTCCACGCGCAGGTAAGCGTCCGCGAGCATCACCTGCCCTTCCCCCTCGTCGCGCCGCAGGCCCAACGCCCCGACCCGGTCCACGGCCCGCTGGAGCGTCTTCACGCTTCCGCACTCCCCACCCCTGACGCCGAGCGCGGCGGCCTGTAGGTCGCAGAGTGCCGCGGCGCGGACCCCTCTGGCACGGCTGCGCGCCCGCGCGACCTGCACCCGCCCCTGATCGGTCCGTCCGGCCGTACTGTCCAGCGCGGCCAGCTGCAGGGCGGCGAAGCCCTCGGTTTCCACCTGCCCGTTCTCCCGGGCCAGTGCCGCCGCCTCCCCGAACGCCGCGGCCGCGCCAGCGTGGTCTCCCTGCACCCCGTGCAGGACACCCCAGTGGTACGCGCGCAGGGGCGCCGACTGCGGCCCCAGGGCCACTGCGTTCAGGTCCTCCAGCACCTCCCGCGCCTCAGAGAACCGGCCGGCACGGGCGTAACACGCGGACAGGATCCACAGCAGCGGCGCACGCTGCGCGCTGGACGCCACCGGAAGAGCCTGCGCGGCATATTCTGCCGCCGCATGATCCTGCCCCAGCGTGGCGAGCACCATGGCCAGCGCCGCCGCAAATCCCGGCAGGAACAACTGCGCTGTCGGGTCTGTGACGGCCAGGCGCCAGGCCCGCCGCGTCCACACGAGCGCCTCGTCCACCCGCGCGGCCGTCAGAGCCAGCATGCCCCGCTCCCGCCACGCGAGCGCCTCACCGAATCCCGTCAGTTGCCAGGCGTCCATTTCCGCGAGCACGTCGCGCGCCGCTTCGAGGTCCCCTTCGAACCGGTACACCACCGCGGCCAGGGGCGCGGCGTCCCCCAACCCGGCGGCCTGCAGTCGCAGCAGGATCGCGAGCCCCTCCGCCCGGCGGCCCAGCTGCACCAGGCACTGCGCGGCCCAGAGGTCATCGGCCGCGGTCGGGGAGGTCAGGGCTGCGTGCCGCCGACAGCCTTCCTCAAACGCGCCCTGCACAAGCGCTTCGAGCACGCTCCCTGGCGGCCCCGAGGGCTTCCTAAGCGACGCCGTCATCCACACCTCCGGGGCCTAAGCGGCTCCCAACTACGCTCGGCGCGTGACGCTCCAGGCCGGTCGGACCGGAACAGGCGCGCCGCATAAGGGGGAAAGGATATGCACCTGTATCGTACGTGGCGGTACCACCTCACGCTAGCCCTGCTGACGCTCTCACAGTTCGCCCTGGCAGACCCGACCACCGGCTCGGGCGGCATCGGCGGCTAGGCATGCTCCCGGGGGGATCCCATGACCAACACAGAGAACGCACCTGCGGCGCCCACTCCGGCGCCCGTCTCCGCGCAGCGTCCAGTTGATTCACGACCGTCTCACGGTGGCACGCTCAGGCCCGTCACGGCGCCCCGCTCGAAACTCACCATGGGAACGTTCGGCCGCATGTTCCGCGACCTGACGCCCTGGATACCGCCTGGGCAGACTGACGTGGAGCGCCGGGCCAACATCCAGGCGATTGCCAACCTGATGATCTCCGATGCCAGCCAGGTGGGCGCTACAAATCCCAGCATTCCGGCTGCCTACACGTACCTCGGTCAGTTCGTCGATCACGACATCACCTTCGATCCGCTCTCGGAGTTGCAGCGGCAGAACGACGTCAACCAACTGCACAACTTCCGCACGCCCCGCTTCGATCTGGACTCCCTGTACGGGCTCGGACCGGAGTCCACGCCGTTCCTGTACGACCGTACCGCACCGTTCGGGCAGTTCCTGATCGGACGGGGAAAAGCCACCGAGCGTGACAACCTACCAGACGCGCAGGGCGGCGACAGTGCGGACACAGATGAACACGACCTGCCTCGCAACGCCCAGGCGCTCGCCCTGATCGGCGATCCCCGCAACGACGAGAACATCATCGTCTCCCAGCTGCACCTGACGTTCCTGCGCCTGCACAACCGCTTCCTCGACATTGCGCAGACCGAGAACTGGCCAACCCCCCGCGCCACCTTCGAGCGCGCCCAGACCCTGCTGCGCTGGCATTACCAGTGGGTGGTTCTGCACGACTTCCTGCCGCGCATCATCGGCCAGTCCACCCATGAGCAGATCCTCCCGCGGGGCGGCGCCCCCACCCTGACCTTCTTCAAATGGGAGAGTGAGGCGTTCATTCCAGTGGAGTTCTCGGTGGCCGCCTACCGCTTCGGCCACAGCATGGTCCGTGAACGGTACGACCTGAATAAGACCGTAGAGAATGTCCGTATTTTCGTGCCTCCACGCGATCAGCCCGCCCCACTGGACGATCTCCGGGGGGGGCGGTTCCTGCCGCGCCTGTGGACGATCGACTGGCCTCACTTCTTCACGCAGGCGAGCCTTCAGATCGACACCCGGCTGACCTCGGCCCTCGCTGCCATCCCGGCCGGTCCTGGTGGGCAGAACTCCCTGGCGTTCCTGAACCTGCTGCGCGGCTGGCGCCTTGAACTGCCGTCTGGGCAGGCGGTCGCCCGCGCCATGAGTGTCACGCCACTCACGCAGGCGGAACTGGGTCTCGATCCCGCCGTCGCTGGACCCGAGGCGCCACTGTGGTACTACGTCCTAAAAGAGGCCGAAGTGCAGCATGGCGGGCAGCACCTGGGGGCGGTCGGCGGCCGCATTGTTGGTGAGGTCCTCGTCGGTCTGGCCCTCGACGATCCCCATTCCTTCCTGCATGTTGACCCGACCTGGACACCCGAGCATGCTGGCGCACCCGGTGGTGGGGGACGAATCGTACCCGGTGCCGCCGGCAGCCTCACCCTGCTCGAACTTCTGCAGTTCGCCGGCCAGCCCCCCGTCACTGCCGCGATCTCCCCTGCCCTGGACGCCTGAGCCGGACTCCATCTGCGTCGTACTCGCCATCGTCCGGATGGAACGGGCACAGGAGTCCGGTCCATCCGAGGACGTGATCCCGGGAGGAACACCCATGAGCGCACCCACTTCGAAAGACCTCAGCGAGCACCTGTCCCGCCGTCTGGCCAACCTCGAGATCGACGATCATCAGATTGCCGATCTGACGAAACGACTGCAGGTTGAGGGGCTGCGTATCGGCCGACTCGACATCTGCTCTATGGGCATCTGCGTGGATTACCTCGCCCGGCCGGACGTCGACTGGAAGACGGTCCTCACCCGTCCCGGCCTGCGGCACGTCGAGATCTTCCCGTACGGGATCATCGAACCCGAGCGTCTCCACGTCCGGCTCAGTTTCGATGCCCGGCGTGGCGCAAGCTTCACCCGCTGACCTCGGCCGTGACCGCCGCCCGGCCAGACCCGTCCGGTTTCCTGCCCGTCCGGACCGTCCACCTGCACCTCACGCGGCGCTGCAACCTCAGCTGCCGACACTGCTACTCCGAGTCGGGCCCGGCCACTGCGGGAACGCTCGACCTCGCCCGTCTGATCGGCGCGCTCCCACACATCCGGGCCGCCGGGTACGACTGTCTGAGTCTCTCCGGGGGAGAGCCGCTCCTGTACCGGTCACTCCCGGAGTTCATTCAGGCGGCGCGGGAGGCGGACCTGCGGGTGACCCTCATCACCAACGGGACGTTGCCGTGGGCGCGGGTTCAGAGCGTGCGCGCGCAGGTCGACGGCATGGCCGTCAGTTTCGACGGCCTGCAGGCCACGCACGACGCCACCCGCGGCCGGACCGGCACGTACTGGCAGGCCCTCGATACGGTCCGGCGCCTCGCGGACGCTGGCCTGCCGGCCGCGGCCGCGGTGTCCCTGCTGCCCGGCACATTGCCGGAGCTGCCAGACCTCGTCGGTGAACTTCAGGAGGCGGGTGTCGCTGGCGTGCAGGTCCGGCCGGTTGCGCCCGCAGGGCGCGCCCGGCACCTGCCGGACGGGACCGGCTGGCCCGCTGACCGGGCCCGGCTGTTCTGGACCACGCTCGCCCTCGCGCAGGAGCACGCGCCGCTCCCCATCACCAGCGACCTCGCTCCAGCGCAACTGCTCCTCGCGCAGCGGGACGCCTTCGACGCGCTTGCCCGGTGGGAGGACGGCACGCCGCTCTCCGCGGCCGTGAATCCACTCGTCGTGACCGCGGAGGGCATCCTGAAACCGTTCACGTACGACTTCCACACGCAGTTCGATCTAGGCTCCCTGGAGACGATAGCCAGGCCTCACCTTGCGGTTCTGACCCGGCTCTCCGTTCTGATCGACGACCTGTTCAGCCAGCTGCAATCGCGTTTCGATGTCCTCGACTGGTATGCGGAATGCGCCGCCGCCTCGCAGGACGCAGCCAGGCGACGCTTGGGAACGCAGGCCGGTCACGGCGCGGTCACGCATCCAGGCGCACCCTGACCTCAGCGGGGTGCACGTCACACCCGACGACAGGAGGGAAGCCATGAACACACGTCCGTCACCGCACGCCTCAGCCGCGCCAGCACCCACTGCCAGCGCACCCGCAGCGCCGCACCTGCACGGTTTTCCATACGCGACGGTTGAACTCGACCGCAACGGCGCCCCCGTCCATCCGGCCGAACTCAGGCGGGCCATGAGCGAGTTGTCGGCCATCAGGCCGTCAGACGTTCTCATTCTCGTGCACGGCTGGAACGCCACCCGGTCCTCAGCCGAGGACCGCTACGGCCGCTACCTGGGTCATGCCCGCACCCTGATGGACGGACCGCTCGCTCAGGACCTGCAGGGGCGGCAATTCGCAGTCATCGGCCTGGTATGGCCGTCCATTCCAGAGTCCCTGCAGTCACCTGCCAGTGCCAGCATGGACGACGTCAGGGTGGCCGCGCAGGAGGCCTTCCCACACGACGCGGAACTGCTCGGGGCAGTCGAGTCGGGTCAGGTGGTGGACCGTGAACAGGTCAAGCGGCTGATCGACCGCGTCACGGCAAGCGAGATCTTCGCGCAGGACCCTGACCTGCCAGAGCGGAATCTGGACAGAACTGCTCTGCGGGGCGAGGCGCCAGACCTGGGATCGCTGTGGCGGGACATTGTCGTCTGGGCTTCCTACTACGAGATGCGGGAGCGTGCCGGCCGCATCGGTGAGAGTGGTGGCCGCGGCCTCGTCCGGGATATTCAGAAAGCCGCGCCGAACGTGAAAGTTCATCTGCTGGGGCATTCGTTCGGTGCCCGCCTGGCAGTCTCGGTGGCCCGGGGTCCGGACGGTGATCCTCCGCTGAACCTGGCGTCCCTGCATCTCATCCAGGGAGCGTTCTCCCATTTCGGATTTGGCATGGCGACCGACCAGGCGCCGCAAGGCTACTTCCGACCGGTCGTGACGAACCGCGTGGTCACAGGACCGATCCTGGTCACACACACCAAGAAAGATCTCGCCCTCCGCATCCTGTACACGCTCGCATCCACGTTTGCCGGTCATGACAGGAACCTCACCGATGCCAACCGCTTCGGCGCCATTGGTGTCAGAGGAGCTCTGAATGCCGGCGCGCAGCCGGTCGTCCTGAACGCTGATGCCCCACTCAGCTTCAGCCGCGGGCAGATCTACAACCTTCAATCCGACGCGGTCATTCCCAACCACGGGGACGTGGAACAACTCGATGTCGTGCGCGCCGTTCTGCGCGGCATCAGCGTCACCTGAACGGAGGCGGCGCATGCCTGCACTGCCCGAAGGCTTCACCGCACTGGCCCCCGCACCCGGACCCAAGACATACGACCTCTACGCCATCGGAACCGGGCGTCCCGTGATCCTCGTGCACGAGATGACGGGCGTGACCCCGGAGACCTTACGACTGGCCCGCGATCTTGCGAACGAAGGGTTCCGCGTGTACCTCCCAGTCCTGTTCGGCGACTTCCCTCGACCCGACGGCCTGGCGCCGAAACTGCGCGCCATTGCCCACGTCTGCCTCAGCCGGGAATTCCATCTGCTGTCCACAGCGCAGACCAGCCCGGTCACCCACTGGTTGAAGAACGTCACCCAGTGGGTGGCGGCCCAGCACCCGGAGTGGGTTGAAGAACGTCACCCAGTGGGTGGCGGCCCAGCACCCGGAGTGGAAAGTTGGGCTGATCGGCATGTGCCTGACCGGTGGATTCGTTCTCGTCATGATGCTCTCCCTGCAGGCGGGCGCGGTGGTCGTCTGTCAACCGACCATTCCACTGGCCCTCACCGGCCGCGCCCGCCGGTCATATGGCCTCTCGGTCCGGGACGTCGCGGCTGCTCAGGCGCATCGCTCGGCGCTCCCGATCCTCGGGTTGAGGTACGCACGCGACGTCATCTGCCCTAGGGAGCGTTTGGAGCAGGTGAGGTCCGATTTCCCACATGCACAGGTTATTCACTTGCCCCGCGGATCAGGCCCCGTGAGTCACGCCACCCTGACTGAGCAGAGGAGCGCGCAAGCTGTCCAACTCGTCTTCTCTTTTCTCAACCGACACCTCTGAGTGAAGCAGGAGCGGGCAGCTTGTGCCATTTACCACCTGCTCAAATCCGATGATTCGATTGCCTTCTGGAGGATTTATGCCTGTGGTGTTCATCCATGGATTCAGCGCCGAAAGTCGTCTCCAGGATCCGGCATCGATTGCCATGATCTATGGCGCTCTGCCAGGAAGAATTGCTGTTCAACTGGGCAAGCCGCCAACGATGGTCAACGTCAGCCGTTGGATCTCATTGGATGACGGTCTTGACCTTGAAGACCTCACGTTAGCTCTTGACCGTGCTCTCCATCATCACCCTCAAAATTTACTCGATACCCGCTTCGATGTGAT contains:
- a CDS encoding DEAD/DEAH box helicase, producing the protein MAEFLQTEAFKFAGEQGEQRVFEAVKAAFQDREALGWWRYPLVSETTVREPDILVIDPELGVIVIEVKSLPLSDLAGVSGYRWQLNRPYFGKTEINPYEQVKAQLQVIMRTLRGRPGLDRVPGRVIVATPLITRDEWDDAPFNTLIGDTPLLHGDQLTPARLMKALERTPLVAQGQPLDEAQWAALQRAFGTSGNIPKPKEEPVVTAPQSRSALVQAVRAAERPLDLQQERIAKTVPPGPQRIRGLAGSGKTVLLAQKAANMHLKHPDWDIALVFFSRSLYDQITGQVDHWLRLHSGGDTRLADAKHKLRILHAWGSRDQPGFYRVLADHADIRPLTVAETPYGHQAAKNLIYCAHDLLHKAEERQASLEFFDAILIDEGQDLVTEAPELRYAERQAFYWLAHRALRPVPAEPTLFDVDAPGPALKRLIWAYDEAQSLDSLMIPNTRTLFGDSDVFGPGATYKGGIGKSEVMRVSYRTPGPILVAAHALGMGLLRAGGMLSGPTRKEDWDRLGYDVQGRFNSKEPVTLHRPAVNSPHPLQALTGEPLVTFESHATREAEVAALVRHIQRDLREGLAPSRQILVVAVGRWAVDVQGAAAGALRRAGIPYYVPAASGTNRQGDNKEPNRFWHDGAVTVTTVHRAKGNEADVVYVLGLDQVGLDEQDLAVRNQLFTAMSRSRGWLHLSGAGMAGTPFEQEVRSVLASGDTLRFMPHVPRRRTDDEDLYA
- a CDS encoding BTAD domain-containing putative transcriptional regulator produces the protein MLEALVQGAFEEGCRRHAALTSPTAADDLWAAQCLVQLGRRAEGLAILLRLQAAGLGDAAPLAAVVYRFEGDLEAARDVLAEMDAWQLTGFGEALAWRERGMLALTAARVDEALVWTRRAWRLAVTDPTAQLFLPGFAAALAMVLATLGQDHAAAEYAAQALPVASSAQRAPLLWILSACYARAGRFSEAREVLEDLNAVALGPQSAPLRAYHWGVLHGVQGDHAGAAAAFGEAAALARENGQVETEGFAALQLAALDSTAGRTDQGRVQVARARSRARGVRAAALCDLQAAALGVRGGECGSVKTLQRAVDRVGALGLRRDEGEGQVMLADAYLRVDNLEAAEGALRRAAECRAALGRNVTVAAHIADRPRVREVIGARVARGTLGFLEELWADLQCIEQARPAPLVLITLGGYGLQLGEVPVRVNVGLRRALEVLAYLLLRGEATLEDLQTHVFDGRSPQAARDYLHVTRHALTRAVPGLHLPFDRGRAVYRADLQGRALRWDLTVVQEAARDGTPHGVNRALSAYTGAFLPHSSSAWAAEVRADLEWQLLTTGERVARDLLRRQAEPEAATLLRRLLQLWPSEVALHELLISAVRVSQGRAPAALEVRRSQDVLARELGVQVALSDET
- a CDS encoding heme peroxidase family protein, producing the protein MFRDLTPWIPPGQTDVERRANIQAIANLMISDASQVGATNPSIPAAYTYLGQFVDHDITFDPLSELQRQNDVNQLHNFRTPRFDLDSLYGLGPESTPFLYDRTAPFGQFLIGRGKATERDNLPDAQGGDSADTDEHDLPRNAQALALIGDPRNDENIIVSQLHLTFLRLHNRFLDIAQTENWPTPRATFERAQTLLRWHYQWVVLHDFLPRIIGQSTHEQILPRGGAPTLTFFKWESEAFIPVEFSVAAYRFGHSMVRERYDLNKTVENVRIFVPPRDQPAPLDDLRGGRFLPRLWTIDWPHFFTQASLQIDTRLTSALAAIPAGPGGQNSLAFLNLLRGWRLELPSGQAVARAMSVTPLTQAELGLDPAVAGPEAPLWYYVLKEAEVQHGGQHLGAVGGRIVGEVLVGLALDDPHSFLHVDPTWTPEHAGAPGGGGRIVPGAAGSLTLLELLQFAGQPPVTAAISPALDA
- a CDS encoding radical SAM protein codes for the protein MTAARPDPSGFLPVRTVHLHLTRRCNLSCRHCYSESGPATAGTLDLARLIGALPHIRAAGYDCLSLSGGEPLLYRSLPEFIQAAREADLRVTLITNGTLPWARVQSVRAQVDGMAVSFDGLQATHDATRGRTGTYWQALDTVRRLADAGLPAAAAVSLLPGTLPELPDLVGELQEAGVAGVQVRPVAPAGRARHLPDGTGWPADRARLFWTTLALAQEHAPLPITSDLAPAQLLLAQRDAFDALARWEDGTPLSAAVNPLVVTAEGILKPFTYDFHTQFDLGSLETIARPHLAVLTRLSVLIDDLFSQLQSRFDVLDWYAECAAASQDAARRRLGTQAGHGAVTHPGAP